The following is a genomic window from Mycolicibacterium sp. TY81.
ACCAGATCTCGGTGGGCTGCGGGTCGGTGAGCCTGTGCCAGCAGCTCGTCCAGATCACCGCCTCGGTCGGCGACGAGGTGCTGTTCGCGTGGCGCAGCTTCGAGATCTACCCACTGCAGGTCCGCACCGCCGGCGCGACGCCCGTGCCCGTCCCGCTGACGGACTACACGCACGATCTGGACGCCATGCTGGCCGCGATCACCGACCGCACGCGACTGATCTTCGTCTGCAACCCCAACAACCCCACCTCGACGGTCGTCGACCCGGTCAAGCTGGCCGAGTTCGTCGCCAAGGTCCCGCCGCACATCCTGGTGGTCCTGGACGAGGCGTACGTCGAGTACATCCGCGACGGCCTCCTGCCGGACAGTCTGGCGCTGGTGCGCAAGCACCCCAACGTCGTCGTCCTGCGCACCTTCTCGAAGGCCTACGGCCTGGCCGGACTGCGGATTGGCTACGCCGTCGCACACGAGGACATCGTCACCGCGCTGGGCAAGGTGTACGTGCCGTTCACGGCGACCAGCGTCAGCCAGGCCGCGGCCATCGCCTGCCTGGACGCCGCCGACGAACTGCTGGCGCGCACCGACGCGGTGGTGGCCGAGCGGGCCCGGGTCAGCGCCGCCCTGCGCGACGCAGGGTTCGAGCTGCCCGACTCGCAGGCCAACTTCGTCTGGCTGCCGTTGAGCCCGGAAGACACCGCCGACTTCGTCGACGCGGCCGCCGACAACAAGCTGCTGGTGCGGCCCTACGGCGGGGAAGGCGTGCGCGTCACCGTCACGGTGCCGCACGAGAACGACCTGTTCCTCGACTTCGCGGTCAGGTGGCGCGGCGGCGGCCGGTGAAGCCGATCAGCTGATCCAGTGCACTCGCATCAGCCGGTACCTCGACGGGGTCGTCGAACCCGACGGCCGCGCGCGCCGCGGGACTGATCACAGCCCTGGTCATGACGAGGACGTACTCGGCCAGGTCCTCCGGGGCGTCCACGTCGCGGCCGACGGCCGTTGCGTAGTCCCAGGCATGGACGAGGAATTCGAGAGGCAGGATGCCGGCGATCTGCGCGGCGGGCATCTCCCCCGGCCCCGCCGCGACGGTGCCCTCCAGCCCCCTGCTGCGCCACGCGGCCAGAGCAGGCCGGGCTGCGGCGGTGACCTGGTCGACGATCGGCGCCGCGGCGTCACGCTCGGGCAGCTGCGCGCCGGCGATCCCGCCGATGACCGTGATCGAGTTCATCAGGTGATCGGTGAGGGCCGCCACATCGAACTCGGTGCACGGCGTCTGCCGCGCCGCATCGTCAGGCCCGAGACCGGCCAACACCCGCTCGAGCACGTCCAGACTGGCCTCGCCGGCCTCGATCACATCGGACGGAATCGTCATGGGCGAGACGCTACGCCCAGGTTGACCGGCTAGCCTGCCGATCATGGGTGAAACCTCGGGAAGCTTCGAATCGCTCTCCATTGAGACCAAGGACCACGTCGCACAGGTGACGCTGCTCGGGCCGGGCAAGGGCAATGCCATGGGTCCGGCCTTCTGGGCCGAGCTGCCGGTGGCCTTCGCCGCCCTGGACGCCGACCCCGACGTGCGGGCCATCGTGCTCACCGGGTCGGGCCGCAACTTCAGCTATGGACTGGATCTGCCCGCGATGGGCGGCATGCTGGCACCCATGCTCGGGGGCGGGCTGGCCAAGGAACGCGCCGACTTCCACACCGCGCTGCGGGCCATGCAGCAGGCGATCACCGCGGTCGCCGACTGCCGCACCCCCACCATCGCCTCGATCCAGGGCTGGTGCATCGGCGGCGGTGTCGACCTGATCTCGGCGGTGGACATCCGCTACGCGAGCGCCGATGCCAAGTTCTCGGTGCGCGAAGTGAAGTTGGCCATCGTCGCCGACGTGGGCTCGCTGGCCCGGTTGCCGCTCATCCTGAACGACGGTCATCTGCGTGAATTGGCGTTGACGGGCAAGGACTTCGACGCTGCCCGCGCCGAGAAGATCGGCCTGGTGAACGACGTCTACGCCGACGCCGACGCGTCGCTCGCTGCCGCGCACGAGACCGCACGTGAGATCGCCGCGAACCCGCCGCTGACGGTGCGCGGTGTCAAAGACGTACTGGATGAGCAACGCACGGAACGGGTTTCGGCCAGCCTGCGGTACGTCGCGGCCTGGAACTCGGCGTTCATCGCGTCGAAGGATCTGAGCGAAGGCATCACCGCGATGTTCGAGAAGCGCGCGCCGGAGTTCAAGGGCGAGTAAGGGCGAATCACCTTGAGCCTCAACTACATCGAAGCGATCGTAGTCGGCGCGTTCCAGGGTGTCACCGAGCTGTTCCCGGTGTCGAGCCTGGGCCACTCGATCCTGGTTCCGGCTCTGGTCGGTGGGCAATGGGCCCAGGATCTGAGCATGACGGCCGAGAAGTCGCCGTACCTCGCGTTCCTGGTGGCCGTGCACGTCGCGACGGCGCTGGCGCTGCTGGTGTTCTTCTGGCGGGACTGGGTGGCGGTCGCCGGCGGTTTGGTGACGTCGATCAAGAACCGGAAGATCACCACCTCCGCTGAGCGCCTGGCATGGCTGCTGATCCTGGCGACCATCCCGGTCGGTATCGCCGGGCTGGCGCTAGATCACGCGCTGCGCACGTCGCTGGGCAAGCCGATTCCGGCTGCAGCCTTCCTGGCGATCAACGGCGTCGTTCTCTTTGTGGGCGAACAACTTCGGCACCGCACTGCGTCGGCCGTACCGGCCGCGGCGCACTCGGAAAACCTCAACGACTCCGACGAGCGGTTGGCCCGCCTGCCGATCCCGGAGGCCATGGGCATCGGCGCGGCCCAGATCCTCGCGCTGCTGCCCGGCATCAGCCGCTCGGGCGCCACCATGGTCGCCGGTGTGCTGCGCGGGCTGTCCCACGAGGACGCCGCACGGTTCTCGTTCCTGCTGGCGACACCGGTGATCCTGGCCGCGGGGGCGCTGAAGATTCCCGAACTCTTCGGGCCGGCGGGCGACGGCATCGGCGGACAGGTGCTGGCCGGCAGCGCGGCGGCGTTCGTCGCGGCGTACCTGTCGGTGCGGTTCCTGGTGAAGTACTTCGAGACCCGCACGCTGACACCGTTCGCGATTTACTGCCTGGTGGCTGGTCTGGGCAGTCTGGCCTGGCTGACGCTGCACTGAAATACCCTGGGGTGTAACCCCGTTGCGTATCTGTTCGCATGAACAGAATCCGCTTTTCGGCCGGCGTTGTGGCGGCGGGCATCGTCGCCGCTTCGGCGCTGGCCCCGGCGGCAACTGCCGGCGCGGTAGGTGGGCCCGGCGGCTTCGGCAATGCGCAGGACACCATCAATACGCTTCAGGCACAAGGGTTCACCGTGCTGATCAACGGCGCCATCGTGTATCCGTTGTCGGGATGCAAGGTCACCGGCATCGAGGGACTGCGCAACGACAATGTCGATTCCTCGGGCGCCATCATCGACCGGACGAAGATGACCGTTGTGTGGGTGGACATCTCGTGTAAGGGCGGCTAGCTACAGCCGTGACCCGTGCAGGTTCTTCGCCGTGGGGCTGGTCTCGACGGTGGCGGGGTCGGGATAGGTGCCGAGCACCCGGTCGGACGTGCCCGACGTCGTGACCGAGAACCAGTAGTGCTCGTTCTTGAAATGGTGCAGGCGGTGATTGCGCCACACCGCCTTGTAGAAACGGTGGCGCGGCTTGTAGTCGGTGTGGACCAGGTAGTGCGTCCACTCATAGCCCATCAGGATCAGCGACTCGACCACGATGAACGACAGCGTGGCCGATACCGGCGCACCCACGAGGGCGCCGATGCCCAGCGGCAGCGCCACGATCGCCGCGATCAGCCACGGCAGG
Proteins encoded in this region:
- the hisC gene encoding histidinol-phosphate transaminase codes for the protein MTARLRPEMDALPAYTPGRTVPGAIKIASNETVDGPLPSVREAIVKAMDNINRYPDNGYAALRERLAAYVGFAPNQISVGCGSVSLCQQLVQITASVGDEVLFAWRSFEIYPLQVRTAGATPVPVPLTDYTHDLDAMLAAITDRTRLIFVCNPNNPTSTVVDPVKLAEFVAKVPPHILVVLDEAYVEYIRDGLLPDSLALVRKHPNVVVLRTFSKAYGLAGLRIGYAVAHEDIVTALGKVYVPFTATSVSQAAAIACLDAADELLARTDAVVAERARVSAALRDAGFELPDSQANFVWLPLSPEDTADFVDAAADNKLLVRPYGGEGVRVTVTVPHENDLFLDFAVRWRGGGR
- a CDS encoding TIGR03086 family metal-binding protein; protein product: MTIPSDVIEAGEASLDVLERVLAGLGPDDAARQTPCTEFDVAALTDHLMNSITVIGGIAGAQLPERDAAAPIVDQVTAAARPALAAWRSRGLEGTVAAGPGEMPAAQIAGILPLEFLVHAWDYATAVGRDVDAPEDLAEYVLVMTRAVISPAARAAVGFDDPVEVPADASALDQLIGFTGRRRAT
- a CDS encoding crotonase/enoyl-CoA hydratase family protein, producing the protein MGETSGSFESLSIETKDHVAQVTLLGPGKGNAMGPAFWAELPVAFAALDADPDVRAIVLTGSGRNFSYGLDLPAMGGMLAPMLGGGLAKERADFHTALRAMQQAITAVADCRTPTIASIQGWCIGGGVDLISAVDIRYASADAKFSVREVKLAIVADVGSLARLPLILNDGHLRELALTGKDFDAARAEKIGLVNDVYADADASLAAAHETAREIAANPPLTVRGVKDVLDEQRTERVSASLRYVAAWNSAFIASKDLSEGITAMFEKRAPEFKGE
- a CDS encoding undecaprenyl-diphosphate phosphatase, producing MTLSLNYIEAIVVGAFQGVTELFPVSSLGHSILVPALVGGQWAQDLSMTAEKSPYLAFLVAVHVATALALLVFFWRDWVAVAGGLVTSIKNRKITTSAERLAWLLILATIPVGIAGLALDHALRTSLGKPIPAAAFLAINGVVLFVGEQLRHRTASAVPAAAHSENLNDSDERLARLPIPEAMGIGAAQILALLPGISRSGATMVAGVLRGLSHEDAARFSFLLATPVILAAGALKIPELFGPAGDGIGGQVLAGSAAAFVAAYLSVRFLVKYFETRTLTPFAIYCLVAGLGSLAWLTLH
- a CDS encoding sterol desaturase family protein, giving the protein MTTTSTRGVTLGQAAREFWRHPTPWMILALVIGAVAARSVVGGLALRDLWAPLVLALLFPFVEWVIHVFILHWRPRKLGPVTVDTLVARDHRRHHANPRDVDLVFIPTPTLPWLIAAIVALPLGIGALVGAPVSATLSFIVVESLILMGYEWTHYLVHTDYKPRHRFYKAVWRNHRLHHFKNEHYWFSVTTSGTSDRVLGTYPDPATVETSPTAKNLHGSRL